The Candidatus Eisenbacteria bacterium nucleotide sequence AGGACGCGGTTGTTGAACTCGACGAGACCGTAGGAGAGGAGGATGGAGACGAGGAGCGGAGGCGCGAGGATCTGATAGAGACCGATGCCGGCCGCCTTCATCGCGGTGATCTCGTTGTCGCCGGAGAGTTGGCCGAAGGCGGTGACGGTCGCAACGAGCGTGCTCATCGGGACCGTAAGGGCGATCATCCAACCGAGGCTGAGGAAGAAGACCTCGAGGACGACCGGCAAGGGGACGCCCTTTCCGAGAAAGAGATCGATGTAGTCGATGAGGAGGTCCATCACGAAAAGAAAGGTGATCACGAGGATCGCGAAGAAGAAGGGGGCCACGTGCCGGCGGAGGATGTAGAAGCTGAGAATCGGGCTCATGATTTCCTCCGCCGGATCACCTTATCGAAAGGATAGGGCTGCGACAACCTCTTTCCCGGCGCGTCCCCCGCGAGGGACACGGCGTCGCCGTATGGGTACGCCGGTGGAGACGGGGCGGCCGCTGCCCGTGAGAGCTGCGCCGGGCAATGCGCGTAACCAATTGTTCCTCAATCGGTTGCTGGAGCACGACGGCCGGTCGCGCCCGGAGATCGAGGACGGGGACGGGCCGAATGTGGCACGCCCCTTGCCCCTTTCCACACAAAACCCCATGGGGCTCCCCCATGATGAACCAGAGAGGGGCATCCCGGTCGGAAAAGCCCCGGCATCTCGCCTCTTCCTTCTCGCCGGGAAGAGGATGTTTTTTGGGCGCAAGGAAGCCGTGATGCGTTTCGGACCGAGCCGTCGAGCGCCCCGCCGGATCGCCGCCGCACTCCTTCTCGCCGGCGTCTGCGCGGAACCGGCGCTCGGCGCGGGCGGGAGAGCCGACGTGACGGGCGGCGCGCCTTTCTCGTTGATCCGTGAGCCGATTCACCGGAACCATCCCGCCTTCCTCGGCGGCGCGCTCCTCGCCCCCTATCCGGAACCCCACCGGCCGTTCCTCAAGTTCCCCGAGGAGGGGATCGAGACGACCCTCCGCGTCGATTGGGAGCGAAACCGAGTCGTCGCCGAGCACGCGCTCCGCGGGATTCCGCTCGTCTACCCGTGGGTCGCCTCGATGGACGAGTACCGAGAGGCTCTTCGCGACTACCGAACACGCCGGGATTGGATCAAGAACAACCGCTCGGTGGGGGCGCGCACGGCAAGGGGCGTGGATTCGGGGATGTTCAACATCGACCTTCCGGTCCGCTTCCCGAAGACCCTGTCTCGGATCATCGGCCAGGGGGCGAACATCCAGGTCTCGGGGAGCGAGTCGATCACGTTCTCGGGAGAGACGCAGTACTTCATCATGGACCGGGACAACGAGAGCGGCGGCCAGAGGAAGTTCCCCGAGCTCGACATGAGGCAGCAGCTCCAGATCAACCTCACCGGAACGATCGGCGAGAAGGTGAAGGTCGAGGTCCAACACAACTCCGAGTCGCAAGTGCCTCTCGAGAACCGGATCAAGCTTCGGTATGAGGGCTTCGAGGACGAGGTGATCCAGAAGATCGAGGTGGGGAACACGAATCTCGCTCTTCCGGGGAACCAGTTCGTCTCGTTCAGCGCGCAGCAGCAGGGCCTCTTCGGCGTGAAGGTGGTCGGCAAGGCGGGGAAGCTCGACTTCACGACGATCCTCTCGCAACAGCAGGGGCGCACCGACCGGGAGACCTATACGGGGGGAGGGAGGGAGGACTCGCTCGTCATCAACGATCTGGACTACCTCAAGGGACGGTTCTTCGTGATCGATCAGTTCCAGCCGATCGACGACCTTCGCGTCTTCGTGGACGACGACAACGCCACGAACAACACCGGCGCGCAGGTGCAGGCGCGGGCGTTCGTCGACGTCAACGATCCGGCGACCGCCACGCAAGAGCAGCCCGGATGGTTCGACGAGTTGGAGGAGTCGGTCGATTACTACATCAATCGGGAGATCGGCGTCCTCACGCTGAACCGGAGCTTGCCGGAGAACTACACGCTCGGCGTGTGGTATCAACGAGGCACCGCGGAGACCGGAAACGTGCCGCCCGAGGCGTCGGTCGATTCGAGCGTCGTCGCCACCTTGAAGCTGATCCGTCCGCCCGCCGAGTTCTACCGGCCGACCAACGAGAAGTTCGGCGCGACGTGGTACTACCAGCTCCGGAACGTGTACGACCTCCGGGCGCGAAGCATCGTCGAGGAAGGGTTCGAGATGCGCATCTACCGGAAGGCGGCCGGCGCGGAGGTGCGCTTCGATCAGCAGGGGGGGAAGACCTTCCTCGAGATACTCGGGCTCGATGTCGTGGACCAGAGCTCGAACCCTGCTCCGGACGATCGGGTGGACGGGCAGTACTTCGGCGCGGGGAACAAGATCGCGGAGAAGGCGGGGATTCCGCCGGGGAGCTCGCTCCCGTACTTCCCCCGCGTGCTCGTCGACTACGACAACGGGCTTCTCTTCTTCCCGGATCTCCGCCCGTTCGATCCGGCGTACAATCATCAATACCCGGGGCAGCCGGCCGACTCGCTCATCATCGAGAAGAACCCCGTCCTCTACGACAACCACGATCCGAAGCCGAGCGACTCGAAGTACGAGATCGAGGTGAAGTACCGCACGTCGCAGGGAACGTTCTCGCTCAACCGATCGAACATCCTCGAGGGGAGCGAGGTGGTGAAGGTGGACGGGCGCACGCTGACCCGCGGTTCCGACTACCGGATCATCTACGAGATCGGCCAAATCGAGTTCCTCACCGATCTCCCCCCCGACGCGAAGATCACCGTCGATTTCGAATACGCCCCGTTCCTCTCGCAGGCTCAGAAGAGCCTGGCCGGCGCGGCGGGGACCTACAACCTCAGCGACAAGACGAAGATCTCCTCGATCTGGCTCTACAAGGGGAAGCGGACTCCGTACCGGAGGCCTCGCCTCGGGCAGGAGCCCTCGCGGATCGTGGTCGGCGGGCTTTCGCTCGCGACGGAGCGCCAGCCGACGATCCTCACCGAGCTTGTCGATCGGATTCCGGGAATCACGCCGCTCGAAGAGTCGAGGTTCCGAATCGATTTCGAGACCGCCGGGACATTCCCGAACCCGAACACGAAGAACGCCGTCTACATCGACGACATGGAGGGGACCGCGGAGACCTCGTCGTTCGGCATCACGCGCCGCCAGTGGAACCCGATGTCGATCCCGAAGCTCTCGACCGACGCCGACGAGCTGGACTGGGAGAAGAGGTACCGGAACGTCTGGTGGTACAACCCGAAGAACGCGACGACGCGCGGGGACCTGAACCCGAGCCTCTCCTCCGAGGAGAAGATCAAGTACGTCCCGGTTCTCGAGGTGGCTCTGCGGGACGGCACGGTCGCCGACGGGACCGCGAACGGCGCGTGGGGCGGGATCATGCGGCTCGTGTCGAAGACGGGCCTCGACCTGAAGGAGCGGAAGTTCTTCGAGGTGTGGATCAACGATTTCGGCCTCAATCGAGGAAAGCTCCGAGTGGACATGGGTCTTCTCGGGGAGGACGCGATGTGGAGCACGGCCGCGCCGAACCGGGCCCTCGACACGGAAGACGAGAGCGGCGACGGCGTGCTCGACGACACCGGACGGAACGGCCCGACAGACGAAGACACCGGCCTCGACGGGCTCTTCAACGCGCTGGAACCGGGGACCGGGTCGGATCCGAACGGAGACGACTGGGATTACGACGAGAACCGGCCGGATGACTACTCGCGGATCAACGGAACGGAGGACAACGGCTTCCTCGACACGGAAGACCTGAACGGGAACGGGTATGTCGACGAGGAGAAGGCGTACTTTCGCTTCACGATCGATCTCTCGAGCGACGAGTTCCTCGCCGCGCGGGGGTCTCAGGAGGGAAGCAAGAACTGGCGCCTCTTCCGCGTTCCGCTGGCGAAGGCGGAAGTGGTCGGGATCGGGGGCGTGATGCCCACGTTCGACAAGGGGATCAAGTCGGTCCGTTTCTGGTTCGAGAACGTGGACACCACCGCGGCGCGCTTCCAGATCTACTCGATGGAGGTGGCGGGGAACCGCTGGCTCGAGGCGGGTCTCCAAGATTCGAGCGGCGCGCTCATCGATTCGTCGGCCGCGGATCCCTTCGAGATCTTCGCCGCGGGCGTGATCAACAACAAGGACGGCGAGCCGTACGATCCGCCTCCGGTCGAGATCCTCGTGGAGCGCCAGGTTCCGGAGAAGGAGCAGTCGCTCGTCCTGAACTACGAGAACCTTCACCCGGGGCACATGGGCTCGGTCTTCCGAGCCCTCTTCGACGACGAAGACTACACTCGCTACGAGAGCATGGAGTTCTGGGTGAAGCGCGCCGATCCGAAGGGGGATTTCGAGCCGTACCCGCACTTCTTCTTCCGCTTCGGCGGCGACTCATTGAACTTCTACGAGTTCGCGACGGTTCTGGACAGCGCCTCGGGCACTGCCTGGCAGCGGGTTTTGCTCGACCTCGCGTCTCTGACGCGCATCAAGCTTCTCGAACCGGAAACGGATTCCCTTTACGGGCGGGGCGTGGAGGCGAGGCGCGACACCCTCACGGTCTCCACCTCCCGCGGCCCCAAGACGTACGTCTACTCCGCGGTCGGCAACCCGAGCATGACCAAGGTCCGGCGCCTCACCTTCGGCGTGACCAATCCCTCCCGCGATCGCGACCTCTCGGGCGTGATTTGGGTCGATGATCTCCGTCTGCTCGACGTGAAGGGGGACGCGGGCTTCGCGGCGCGGGTGGGCGTCGAGTTGCAGGTCGCCGACTTCGCGTCGGTGAGCGCCGACTTCCGAAAGGTCGACAAGGAGTTCCGAAGTATCGGAGGAGGGGGGGGAGGGGCCTATGGGGACGAGGGGGAGGAAAACCCTCGCCGGGGGAGCGACGAAACGGAGGCGAACGTCGCCGGGACGATCAAGCTCGGCAAGTTCTTCGAGGCGGCGAACGTTCCCCTTCCGCTCACCGTGAATTGGTCGAAAAGCCAGAGCCTGCCGGAGCTGCAGACCGCCTCGGACATCGTTCTCGCCGATCCGTCGGCGGAGAAGTCGGAGCGGCTGTCGGAAGGCGCGTCCCTCGCGATCCAGCGATCGAAGAAGGCCGAGACCCCCTGGCTCTACTACAGCTTCGATTCGATGGGTCTTCGGTTGAACGGGCGGCGGGGAAGCTCGTTCAACCCGACGAAGATCGATTCCACGCGTTCGTACGGCATGGATTGGAACTACTCGTACGCGCCGCGCTTCCGTTCGGATCTCAAGGTTTTCCGCAGTTGGGGGGTCAACCTACTCCCGACGAGGGGAAGCGTCTCCGCGCAGAGGGAGCGATCGACGAACACGACGATCGACGTCCGCTCCGATTCGAAGCGGTCGGTCGAGGCGAGGAAGTCCACGTCGGACTTCTCGTTCTCGATGAACCCGGTGAGCAGCGAGACGTTTACGTCGGACTTCAGCTTCGCGACCGCGAGGGACCACCTTTACGGCAAGCCGCTCTCGTTCCTCGGCTCGGTGAACCGCGGGATCGAGGTGCGGAGGACGCATGAGACGAAGCTGGCGTACAGCCCCGCGTTCAGCTCGCTTCTCGCCTGGTTCAAGCCGCGTTTGCAGTACAACACGCGGTACTCGGAGGACATGCCGATCGCGCAGCGGCAGGTCGAGCTGGATACGGTCACGGGGGACACTCTCGGGGTGCGCACGCTTCACAACGTGCAGAACACGAACACGAGCTCGGTCGATTTCGCGGTGGGCGTCGCGAAGCTGTTCGAGGCGATCCCGGGGAGGAAAGACGAGGAGAGCCCGGACAGCGTGAAGACCGGCTTCGGCCCCTCGTCGGTCCTCTCCGGAATTCGGAACGCGGGAACGAGGATCGGCGACGTCACGGCATCCGTGAGCTATGGGCGTGATTCCCGCTACGACCGGCTCGCCGGTCGCCCGGATCTCCGCTATCAATTCGGGCTGACGGACCAGGTGGACTCGCTCCTCCAGCAGAGCCTTCCGGGGCAGACGCTGACCGCGAACACCGGGCGCACGCTCACGACGCGCGCCTCGTCCTCCGTGCGGCTCCCCGCGTCGATGAGCCTCCGCTTCTCCTTCAACACGTCGAAGCAGAGAACCGACCAATCGCGGAACGCGAGGGAATCGAGGAGCACGACGTGGCCCGACCTGACGTACAGCTGGGACGGGCTCGAGAGCCTGTGGAGGCTCGAGGACTATCTCCGTTCGGCGTCGCTCGATGCCGCCTACACGCGGAGAACCGAACAGTCGGGGAAGACGCTCTCCTCGATCGAGACCGAAAGGGAGTCCTCGCGCTGGGATCCGCTCGCGGGCATCGATCTCGACTGGAAGAATGGTCTCCGAAGCACGCTCTCGACCGACCGCTCCACCGAGATCTCGCGCACGTTCCGCGGGGGGTTCTCGGAAAAGGTCTCCACGACCCAAGGACTGAACGCGGCCGTCTCGTACAAGATCTCGTCGCGGAAGACGGTCAACATCCCCATCCTCGGAAAAGGGACGAAGGGCGGATCGTACACCGCTACGACGGACTTCTCGCTCGACTTTCGATACGACACGGCGAAGGAAGAGCAGACGAGGCCGTATCGTCTCGACGCGCACACGCGGAACTTCACCCTTCGCCCGCGGGTGACCTGGACGTGGCTGCAGAATCTCTCCGGGAGCCTCGAGCTTCAGTTCGGGGAGCGAAGGAACCTCAAGAATGAGAACCGGAGCACGCGGACGGTCGGGGCGAGCATCTCCGCTCTCTTCAAGTTCTAGCCTGGGCTCCGCGCGCGTTTTCTACTGCGGGCGGGGATCTCGGGCTGCGAGGCCTCCCTTCCGTCGCATCGCGGCGCGGTCCGCGAGGTGGGTTGCCGCGGGCGTCGCGGCGCTGGCCCTCGCGCTTCCGGCCGGGGCGGAGCGCGACGTTCCCCGCTTCGACGGCGAGAAGGCGCTCGCGCTTGTCCGCGCGCAGGTCGCCTTCGGACCGCGGGTTCCGGGTACGATCGGGCACGCGAAGATGCGCGCGTGGCTCGCGTCCGAGCTTCGCGCGCGCGGGGCGCGCGTCGCTGAACGATCATTTTCGGGAAAGAACGCCCTAACCGGATCGAGCTTCACCGGGACGAACCTCTTGGCATCCTTCCGCCCCGAGCTCGAGGAGCGAATCTTCTTCGGAGCCCACTGGGACACGCGCGCGCACGCCGATCTCGATCCTGATCCCGCGCGCCGGGCCGATCCGGTGCCGGGGGCGAACGACGGGGGGAGCGGCGTCGCGGTTCTCCTCGCGCTCGCCGAGATCCTCGGCCGCCACCCGCCGGAGATCGGTGTCGATCTCCTCTTTCTCGACGGCGAGGACCAGGGGAGCGCGGGGTCCCCGGACGGCTACTGCCTCGGATCCCGCGCCGCGGCGGCTTCCGCGTCGCTCACCGGGTTCTCGCCCCGCTACGGCGTGATCGCGGACATGGTGGGTCACGATGACTTGCGAGTCTATCGGGAGAAGCGATCGATGGAATGCTGCCCCACTCTGCTCGAGGCGATCCTGAGGATCGGCGAGCGGATCGCGCCGGACGCATTTCGGACATCCGGGACGATCGAGCTCTACGACGACCACGTGCCGTTCATCGAGGTGGGGATCCCGACGGTTCTCCTCGCGGGGCACGGCTTCCCCGAATGGCACACGACGGGGGATCTCCCCGAAATCTGCTCGGCGAAGAGCCTCGGCGCGGTCGGTTCGGTGCTCACGGAGCTCGTGTACGGCGGCCACGAAATCCCTTGACGCGGCGGGCATTCCGGCCTACCGTATCGTTGCCCTCGGGCGGATCCGTTGCGAGGGCGTTTTGTTGCCCCGGCGCGGGAGGAGGGATCGGCATGGAGGCGAGAAGCCTGGCGGACGATCTGTTCGAACATGCCCGGGAGACGGTCGAGAGGGAGGGGGTTGCCCTGCTCGACGTCGAGGTGGTGCCGAGGCCGCGCACGCTTCTCCGCTTCGTCATCGACGGCGAGGGGGGGACGACGATCCGTGACTGCGTGCGGGTCGACCGCGCGCTCGCCGGTTTTCTCACGACATGGGAGAGGGCGCCCGCGAGCTATGTGATCGAGGTGACCTCCCCCGGTCTCGATCGGCGCCTGCGTCGGGACGAGGAGTACGATCATTTCCGGGGAAGGCTCGTCCGTCTCCACGCGGAGGTCGAGGAGGAGGGAACCCGCGAGTGGGTCGGGCTCCTCGGAGGAAGAGACGGGGAGGACGTGATCCTCCGAATCGAGGACGAGGTCGTCCGTGTTCCCAAGGAACGGATCCGATCCGCGCGCCTTCTCTTCGAGAAGGGGGCGGGGAAGCCGGGGTCCGGGAGAAAGAAATGAACTTCGAGATCATCGAGGCGCTCGGGGGGATCGCCCGAGAGAAGAACGTCGACAAGAAGCTCGTGATCGAAACGCTCACCGCGGGTCTTGTCGCCGCGGTCCGCAAGAAGCACGGCCAGACCGCCGAGGTGGACGTCGTGGTCGACGAGCAGAAGAAGACGATCGGCATCTACCTCCTCAAGAACGTCGTGGACGTTGTCGAGGACCCGGTGCTCGAGGCGTCCCTCGAGGAGGCCAGGGAGCACGACCCCAAAACCGACGTGGGGCACGTTCTACGGATCGACATCCCGATCGAGGAGTTCGGTCGGAACGCGATTCAGGCGGTCAAGCAAGTGGTCGTGCAGCGCGTCCGGGAAGCGGAGCGGGAGCGGGTCTTCGACGACTATCAGAACCGGGTGAACGAGGTGGTGACCGGGACGGTTCAGCAGGTCGACCGAGGGGATCTCGTCGTGAACCTCGGCAGGACGGAGGCGCTCCTCCCGTATCGGGAGCAGATCCCGGGAGAGGCGTACCGCCAGGGAGACGCGATCCGAGCCGTCATCATCGGCGTGCAGAAGAACGTGAAGGGCCCCCAGGTCATTCTCTCGAGGACGCACCCGAGCTTCCTCGAGCAGCTCTTCCGGATGGAGGTCCCGGAGCTTCACGAGGGGATCGTCGAGATCCGCGCCACCGCGAGAGAGGCGGGCCTCCGCTCGAAGATCGCGGTCTTCTCGAACGACGATCGGATCGATCCGGTGGGCGCGTGCGTCGGCATGAAGGGCTCGCGCGTCCAGGCGGTCGTTCGGGAGCTTTCGGGGGAGCGGATCGACATCGTCCCCTGGTCGGGCGACCCGAAAGTCTTCGTGACGCGCGCGCTTTCTCCCGCCAAGGTGACCGAGATCGCGGTCCGCGAGGAAGAGCACTCGATGCGCGTCGCGGTGGCGGAAGGGCAGCTCTCGCTCGCCATTGGGAAGAAGGGGCAGAACGCGCGTCTCGCCGCGAAGCTCACCGGATGGAAGATCGATCTCGTGAAGGAGGAGGAAGCGCCGCCCGCGGTTCTCCCGAGCGTCGACGAGAAGGGGATGCCGCTCATCGGCGTTGAGAACCTCCCCGGGGTGGGTCCGAAGCTCGCCCAGCGATTGATTCAAGAAGGATATGTTCACGTACAAGATGTCTTGAAGGTAGACATCGCGACCCTCACGGAGCTCCCGGGGGTCGGCGAGAAGACCGCCGAGAAGATCGTCGAGTCGGCCGAGATCATGCTGGAAGAGCTCGAGAAGGCGGTTCGGGGGGAAGGGGAAGAGGAAGAAGAGAGAGAGGAACAAGAGAGAGAAGAAGAGGGAGAGGGAGAAGAGGCAGAAGAGGGAGAAGAAGGAGCGGGATCGTCCGATCCGGAGCGGGGGGAGGATGCGGGAGACGATGACTCGGAAGAGGAAGAGCCCGCGAGCGAGGAAGAGGAGCAGCGGGCGGAGCCGTGAGGCGCGCTCGGACGGGCCGATCCGGACGTGCCTCGGGTGCCGCGGGCAGCGGCCGCAGCGCGAGCTGATCCGCTTCGTGCGGGCGGCGCGCGGCGGAATCCGAATCGGCCGGACGCACCCGGGACGTGGCTTCTACGTGTGCGCGCGGAGCGAGTGCGTGGCTCGGCTCGAGCGGGGGCTCAAGAAATGGTTTCCGGCGGGGGAGAGGGAGGCGATCCGAGCGCGGCTGGAGGCGGCGGCGCGCGAAGAGGAGGCGGGCGGGAGCGTATCCTAATGCTTCTTCGCTTCGCCTTCCGCACGGGTCGGGTGGTGGTGGGGGAGACCGGGGCGCGGATCGCGGCCCGGCGCCGGAAGCGGGGCGTTCTTCTCATCGCCTCCGAGATGGAGGCGGAGAAGGCCGCGCGGATCCGGACCTGGGCCGCCGAGATCCCGATCCGCGTCTTCACGTCGGTTGAGGGAGGGATCCTGCGGGAGGCGGCCGGGCGGGAACGCTGCGACGTTCTCCTGGTGGAGGACCGGAGCGTGGCCCGCTCTCTCGCAATCGAGCTTGGCGGGGTCTCGGAGATCTGCTAGTCTGTTCCGGGTCGGGCAAGACCCGGGGAGAAACGTTTTGGCGAAGAAGAGGATCTATCAAGTCGCGAAGGACTTCCACGTCTCCAGCGAGGCGATGCTGAAGGTGCTTCGCGAGATGCGGGTCGACGCGAAGAGCCACATGAGCTCGATCGATGAGGACCTCATCGAGGAGATCCGGAAGCGGTTCGCTGCGGAAAAGGCGGCCGTCCGGGAGAAGGAGGTCCGCAAGCGAGAGCTCATGGAGCACCGAGCGAAGGAAGAGACGCCGGCGTCGAAGACATCCGTCCGCCCGCTCAAGCCGGTGGAGAAGGATGCGGCGCGGAAGGGTCGCCGCCGCCGGGTCGTGGACGAGAAGGCGGTGAGGGACAGCGTGCGGAAGACTCTGGCCGGTCTCGATATCGGTCGTCGTCGTCGTCGCCGCCGCCGTCCCGAGGAGGAGGAGGAGAAGAGGGAGGGGGGCGTGGCACCGCTCCGCGTGAGCGAGTTCCTCTCGGTCGGCGAGCTGGCCGGGCTCCTCGGCGTGACACCGAGCGAGGTGATCGCCAAGTGCATGGAGCTCGGGCTTCTCGTGACGATCAACCGGCGGCTCGATCGGGACACGATCGAGACGGTCGCCGTCGAGTTCGGCCGCGACGTCGAGTTCGTGTCGGAGTTCGAGGGGGAGCCGGTGGAAGAAGGCGAGGCGAAGCGCGTCTCGCGTCATCCGGTCGTCACGATCATGGGCCACGTGGATCACGGGAAGACTTCTCTCCTCGATTACATCCGCAAATCGAACGTGATCGCTGGCGAGGTCGGCGGGATCACGCAGCACATCGGCGCGTACGAGGTCGAGACGCCGGGCGGGAGGATCACGTTCCTCGACACGCCCGGGCACGAGGCGTTCAGCGCGATGCGCGCTCGAGGCGCCCAGGTCACCGACCTCGTCGTTCTCGTGGTCGCCGCGGACGAGCCGCTCATGCCGCAAGCGCTCGAGGCGATCGATCACGCCCGAGCCGCGGGCGTGGCGATTCTGGTTGCGGTGAACAAGATCGATCTCCCGGGCGCCGATCCGATGCGCATCAAGCAACAGCTTGCCGACCGCGGCCTCCAGTCGGACGAGTGGGGGGGGAAGACGGTCACGGTCGAGGTGTCGGCCAAGACGGGTGTGGGAGTCGATCGGCTTCTCGAGATGATCCTCCTCGTCGCCGAGATGATGGAGATGACGAGCGACCCGTCGCGCAAGGCGCGCGGCACGGTGGTCGAGACGAGGCTCGAGCCGGGCCGAGGGGTCGTCGTCACGATGCTCGTCCAGCAAGGGACCCTCCGGGTGGGCGATCCGTTCGTCGCGGGAATCCACTACGGCAAAGTGCGGGCGCTCTTCGACGAGCGCGGTAGG carries:
- the nusA gene encoding transcription termination/antitermination protein NusA, whose translation is MNFEIIEALGGIAREKNVDKKLVIETLTAGLVAAVRKKHGQTAEVDVVVDEQKKTIGIYLLKNVVDVVEDPVLEASLEEAREHDPKTDVGHVLRIDIPIEEFGRNAIQAVKQVVVQRVREAERERVFDDYQNRVNEVVTGTVQQVDRGDLVVNLGRTEALLPYREQIPGEAYRQGDAIRAVIIGVQKNVKGPQVILSRTHPSFLEQLFRMEVPELHEGIVEIRATAREAGLRSKIAVFSNDDRIDPVGACVGMKGSRVQAVVRELSGERIDIVPWSGDPKVFVTRALSPAKVTEIAVREEEHSMRVAVAEGQLSLAIGKKGQNARLAAKLTGWKIDLVKEEEAPPAVLPSVDEKGMPLIGVENLPGVGPKLAQRLIQEGYVHVQDVLKVDIATLTELPGVGEKTAEKIVESAEIMLEELEKAVRGEGEEEEEREEQEREEEGEGEEAEEGEEGAGSSDPERGEDAGDDDSEEEEPASEEEEQRAEP
- the infB gene encoding translation initiation factor IF-2, which encodes MAKKRIYQVAKDFHVSSEAMLKVLREMRVDAKSHMSSIDEDLIEEIRKRFAAEKAAVREKEVRKRELMEHRAKEETPASKTSVRPLKPVEKDAARKGRRRRVVDEKAVRDSVRKTLAGLDIGRRRRRRRRPEEEEEKREGGVAPLRVSEFLSVGELAGLLGVTPSEVIAKCMELGLLVTINRRLDRDTIETVAVEFGRDVEFVSEFEGEPVEEGEAKRVSRHPVVTIMGHVDHGKTSLLDYIRKSNVIAGEVGGITQHIGAYEVETPGGRITFLDTPGHEAFSAMRARGAQVTDLVVLVVAADEPLMPQALEAIDHARAAGVAILVAVNKIDLPGADPMRIKQQLADRGLQSDEWGGKTVTVEVSAKTGVGVDRLLEMILLVAEMMEMTSDPSRKARGTVVETRLEPGRGVVVTMLVQQGTLRVGDPFVAGIHYGKVRALFDERGRPRTEGGPSSPVEVLGCSGAPQAGDTFQVVADEREAREISTRRKQQAREHVLRAQKRVRLEDVYAQIQAGEIPRLSLVLKGDVDGSVEALSDSLQKLSTDEVQVEVIHRGVGPITESDVLLAAASNAIVIGFHVKADVRAAALANEEGVNILFYQIIYEAVSDVQHAMEGLLRPELRQKTIGQVEVREVFKIGRVGVVAGSYVQSGTVVRNARVRVLREGNAIYEGRIASLRRFKEDVREVQAGFECGIVLDAFQDIQKTDILEIFQVEEIARKL
- a CDS encoding M28 family peptidase gives rise to the protein MRAWLASELRARGARVAERSFSGKNALTGSSFTGTNLLASFRPELEERIFFGAHWDTRAHADLDPDPARRADPVPGANDGGSGVAVLLALAEILGRHPPEIGVDLLFLDGEDQGSAGSPDGYCLGSRAAAASASLTGFSPRYGVIADMVGHDDLRVYREKRSMECCPTLLEAILRIGERIAPDAFRTSGTIELYDDHVPFIEVGIPTVLLAGHGFPEWHTTGDLPEICSAKSLGAVGSVLTELVYGGHEIP
- a CDS encoding YlxR family protein, whose amino-acid sequence is MTRKRKSPRARKRSSGRSREARSDGPIRTCLGCRGQRPQRELIRFVRAARGGIRIGRTHPGRGFYVCARSECVARLERGLKKWFPAGEREAIRARLEAAAREEEAGGSVS